The window GTGCTGCAATGGCACATCCAAATACGGCAAGACCAAGCCGGTGGCCATGAGCGGCAAGATGTCGTCGACGCTGGGGTAAGGGTACACATAGTGCAAGCGAACCCAAGCGCCATGCTTTTGCGCCATTTCACCCAGTGTCTGAACCAATTCCAACATGCGCGTTTTGATGGGACGACCCTCCCAAAAACCCATGCGATATTGGGTATCCACGCCATAGGCAGAAGTGTCTTGGCTGATCACCAACAACTCTTTGACGCCGCCTTCAAACAAAGCTTGCGCTTCTTTCAAGACATCGCCAATGGGACGTGAGACGAGATCGCCACGCATCGAGGGAATGATGCAGAAGGTGCAGCGGTGATTGCAGCCTTCACTGATTTTCAAATAAGCATAGTGACGGGGTGTGAGCTTGAGACCCGCTTCACCAAAGGCATTGGGCACCAAATCCAGGAAGGGATCGTGCGGCTTGGGCAAATGCGCATGGACGGCATCCATCACCTCTTGGGTGGCGTGAGGTCCTGTGACTGCCAGCACACTGGGGTGCATGGCGCGCACCATGTTGCCACCGCCTTCTGCTTCCTTGGCACCCAGGCAACCGGTCACAATGACTTTGCCATTGACGTTCAAGGCTTCTGAAATGGTGTCCAGACTTTCCTTCACGGCATCGTCAATGAAGCCGCAAGTGTTGACGATCACCAGATCGGCACCTTCGAAAGTTTTGGAAGTTTGATAACCCTCAGCACTGAGCTGCGTCAGGATCAGCTCTGAGTCCGTCAGCGCCTTGGGACAGCCTAGGCTGACAAAGCCTACTTTAGGGGCGGCCGATGAGGTGGTTTCAGTAGCGGCGCCTTGGCCGGTGCTTGCAATTTCGTTCATGGGGCTATTGTCCCAGTAAATCGATCGCCTCAGACGGCCCCGGGTTCACAGTTTCAGGGCTTCAGACCCAAAGCAGAGAAGAATTGAGCGGTTTGCTTTTGCATCTGTTCTTGCATTTGGCTCACGATGTTGGTCGACTGATGGCCCATTTTTGATTGCATTTGCATCAAAGACTGCAAATTGCTCTCTAAATAAGACCCCATGTAGCCTTGCATGGCGTGGCCATAAAAGCGAATGATGTTGGCCAGCACAGCCTCTGTGAACATGGGCGCACCGGCTGACTCCTCTTCCAAAATGATCTGCAACAGGATGCTGCGGGTCAGGTCATCCCCCGTTTTGGCATCTCTGACCGCGAAAGTTTGCCCGTCCATCACTAAGTGCTTGATTTCTGTCAGAGTGATGTAGCTGGAGGTTGTGGTGTCATAAAGCCGGCGATTGGGGTATTTTTTGATGACCCGTTGTGGCTTGCCTTCAGAAGAATCGGCGGCATTGCCAGCTTGGGCTGTCTTGGCCGACTTGGCAGCCTTGGCGGTCTTTTCGGTTTCGGAATTGCCACGGGTGGTGTCGGCGGCAGATTTGGCTGATTGACGGGCCATGATTTAGACTCTTCACAAAAGTAACGGTGCAATTTAATGGGGTGCAACAATGAACCACAGTATGCTGCACCGCAACAGATTCTAAAGTTACCACCCTGCCGACTTCTACGAGGAGTTACCCTCAATCATGCTGAATGCCAATCACGCAGCGCTGTTTTTTACTGTGGCCATGCTGGCGGTCACCACCTATTTCCTGTTTGGGTCCATCCCTCTGCTCATTTTGAAGCACGACAACACCATGGACGCCAAGTTCATCAAGTCCTTCTACACCACCTATTTCAAGTTTGCGATTGTGGTGGCCACTGCAGCGACCCTCAGTTACGCACTGGCCGCCAAACCCATGCTGACCCTAGAAGCCGCCATCATTGCAACCCTGACTTTGCTGCTCCGCTTCAAGTTCATTCCCAAAATGGAACAAATTGGCTTTGAAATACGCGACAACAGCAACCTGATGGCCATCCCTGAATTTAGAAAAATTCACAAAACCGCCATTTTGATCAACGCCACCCAACTCTTCACAGTCCTGGGTTCTCTCAGCTTAATTTAATTAATTGGGGTCAGATCACAATTAAAAGCATGCTGAACAGAGACTTGTAACTCTTCACCTCACAAAGTACACCATTGCAAACTATTCATCGTTGGCTCTTAGCCTTTACAGGACTCTTGATGAGTGCATGCACAACGCCAATGTCTATACAAAATTTGCAATACAAGCCTGTCGTTTTTGTTCATGGCAATGGAGATTCGGCAGCGCTTTGGCTAACCACAGTTTGGCGTTTTGAATCAAACGGTTGGCCTGCTAATTTGCTTCATACCATAGATGTCCCCTATCCCCTCGCACGAGAAGCAGACGACAAACCGCAAGCTGGGCGCAGTTCGACCGCCGAACACATGCAAGTGCTCAAAGACAAGGTGGATGCTGTATTGGCACAAACAGGTGCCAAACAAGTCATCTTGATTGGCAATTCAAGAGGTGGTAACGCCATTCGCAACTACATTTGCAACGGCGGAGGTGCTCAGCGGGTTAGCCATGCCATCATTGGAGGTGGAACCCATCACGGGGTACAGGCGATTCCAGGCTTGAACGATGCCAGCGAATTTTCAGGCGCTGGCCCATTTCTCAGGCAACTCAATGCCCCAAAAAATCACAAAGGCGATGAGGTATGTGGCCCAACTCAATGGATGACCATTCGCTCGGACACCAACGACAAGTATGCGCAGCCTGATGGTCTTTGGCTTGGCATGAAGGGCCGCGCCACCTTGGTTGGTTTTGATGGGCCCGAACTCAAAGGCGCCTTGAATGTCGTGATCCCCAAAATTGATCACCGCGAAACTTCGTTTTCGCCTGCGGCTTTTGAAGCCAGCTATCAATTCCTGACGGGACATGCCCCCTTGCACAACATGACGACGCAATCGCAGATTGAACTGAATGGCAAAGTATTTGGCTTGGGCGTGAACCCTCTTCAAGCAGACAGCGGCAACTTTGTGAACAATTTGC is drawn from Limnohabitans sp. 103DPR2 and contains these coding sequences:
- the rimO gene encoding 30S ribosomal protein S12 methylthiotransferase RimO encodes the protein MNEIASTGQGAATETTSSAAPKVGFVSLGCPKALTDSELILTQLSAEGYQTSKTFEGADLVIVNTCGFIDDAVKESLDTISEALNVNGKVIVTGCLGAKEAEGGGNMVRAMHPSVLAVTGPHATQEVMDAVHAHLPKPHDPFLDLVPNAFGEAGLKLTPRHYAYLKISEGCNHRCTFCIIPSMRGDLVSRPIGDVLKEAQALFEGGVKELLVISQDTSAYGVDTQYRMGFWEGRPIKTRMLELVQTLGEMAQKHGAWVRLHYVYPYPSVDDILPLMATGLVLPYLDVPLQHSHPDVLKRMKRPASGEKNLERIQKWREICPQLVIRSTFIAGFPGETEEEFEHLLNFVREAQIDRAGCFAYSPVKGATANDLPGMLPEAVREERRSRFMAVAEEVSIQRLHQRVGATMQVLVDSASAMGKKGGIGRSYADAPEIDGLVRLLPPEKISKTYKVGEFTRARIVGVEGHDLIAVPI
- the phaR gene encoding polyhydroxyalkanoate synthesis repressor PhaR, producing the protein MARQSAKSAADTTRGNSETEKTAKAAKSAKTAQAGNAADSSEGKPQRVIKKYPNRRLYDTTTSSYITLTEIKHLVMDGQTFAVRDAKTGDDLTRSILLQIILEEESAGAPMFTEAVLANIIRFYGHAMQGYMGSYLESNLQSLMQMQSKMGHQSTNIVSQMQEQMQKQTAQFFSALGLKP
- a CDS encoding twin-arginine translocation pathway signal, which gives rise to MSIQNLQYKPVVFVHGNGDSAALWLTTVWRFESNGWPANLLHTIDVPYPLAREADDKPQAGRSSTAEHMQVLKDKVDAVLAQTGAKQVILIGNSRGGNAIRNYICNGGGAQRVSHAIIGGGTHHGVQAIPGLNDASEFSGAGPFLRQLNAPKNHKGDEVCGPTQWMTIRSDTNDKYAQPDGLWLGMKGRATLVGFDGPELKGALNVVIPKIDHRETSFSPAAFEASYQFLTGHAPLHNMTTQSQIELNGKVFGLGVNPLQADSGNFVNNLPLQGAKLSIYETHTHTGQRRGAAVHQSSISTDGHWGPFKANSRAAYEFELTADGYATTHIYRSPFARSSNIVHMRPERLAASDRTTQSLVIWTRPRGYFDANRDTMMLDGKTDIPGVAKGMSAGISSVRIRMDESPQRSVAAEFNGEQLKGLTWPASQGHITVLELTY